The DNA region TCGACGCAAGGCATGGGCACCTCGCCGCGCTCTTGGTCGAGCGAGAGGTAGTCGGTGTAGCCTCTCGCACCGCCGCCGTAGTAGGTCGTCGCGTCATCAGCGTTCAGGTGAGCACCGAGTTGGATGCGCTGCGGTAGGTCGGGATTCGCCAAGAACTTCCGCCCGAACGCGATCAGATCCGCCTTGCCGTTTAATACCCATTCCTCTCCTTCGTCACCATCGAACCCTCCGGCTACTATCAGGGTGCCTTTGTACTTGCCCCGAATCAATTGCATCATCGATTGCGCTTCAGGATCGTCCCAGGATCCGCTCTCAGCTTCCTGGATGCCCGGCCTTACAACGTGGAGATAAGCGAGGTCATACTCGTTGAGCCTCTCGACGATGTAGCCAAACGTGGCTTCCGGATCATCGTCGGCCATGTCGTTAAAGGTGCCGAGGGGTGAAAGGCGGACGCCGACGCGGTCTGAATCCCAGACTTCGTTCACGGCTACGATGATGTCAAGCAGGAGCCTCGCGCGGTTCTCCACCGAGCCCCCATAGTCATCGGTGCGACGGTTATTGGCTGTCTGGAGAAACTGGTCGAGGAGGTACCCGTTCGCCCCGTGGACCTCGACGCCGTCGAAGCCGGCGTCCAAGGCGTTTTTCGCCCCCCGGACGAACTGCCCGACGACGTACGGCATCTCCTCGAGCTGCAAGGCGCGCGGCGTCACAAAGCGTGCGAGCTCGCCTTCGCCGGCCGCCGGCCTTGTTGTACCGCATAGCAGGCATTGAGGGAGGATGGAATGTTGCCCGGCTGCCGCGCGCGTGAGCGCGTGAGCGGCGCCATGACGATTCGGTGGGCCAGCTCGTAGCGTCCAACCTGAACGGGCTGAAACATGACCTCGGTCGTCGCGACCGGTGTGGATGACGACATAACGACCTCCTTCCGTTCGAATGGCCTGCGCCAGAAAGTGCGGAGTGGTACCGACCGTTTCAACTCGAGATCCACTGTTCAAAATGGAACCACGCACAGACCGGACAGGGACGTGACCATGAGGACCATGAAAGCCGCGGTCATTCGTGAACCAGGCGCTCCAGAAGTGCTGAGGATCGAGGAGCTCCCCGTTCCGCGGCCCGCACCCGGGTGGGTCCTAATCCGGGTGAAAGCATTCGGCCTCAATCGCTCGGAGCTCTTCACTCGACAGGGACACTCGCCCGGCGTCGAGTTTCCCCGCGTGCTCGGCATTGAGGCGGTGGGCACGGTCGAGAAGGCACCCGGCGGGGAGTTCCCACGGGGGCAAACCGTGGCAACCGCGATGGGCGGCATGGGCCGGGCATTCGACGGTGGCTACGCCGAATACACCTGTGTGCCCGCCAGCCAAGTGCAGGCGCTCGATACCACGCTCGATTGGCAAACCCTAGCTGCTCTGCCCGAGATGATTCAAACCGCTTGGGGTTCGCTCAACAGCTCACTGAGGTTGGAGAGAGGCCAATCATTGCTGATTCGGGGCGGGACCACTTCTGTGGGCCTGGCGGCTGCCGCTCTCGCCAAGAAACAAGGCGCCACCGTGGCCGCCACGACTCGCAAGAGCGATCGTGAAGCCATGCTGAGAGACAACGGCGCGGATCACGTCTTCATCGACGGCGGTGAGATCGTGGAAGATGTCCGCCGCGTGTTTCCCTCGGGCGTCGACAAGGTGCTCGAGCTCGTTGGGACCACCACGCTGCTCGACTCGCTGCAATGCGCCGCGCGCTTCGGCTCGGTGTGCATGACCGGCATGGTGGGAAACGCATGGGAGCTCGATCGCTTCACTCCAATGGGCGCAATACCGTCGACGGTCAATCTCACGACCTACGCCGGTGAGTCCATCGACTTCATGGAGACACCGCTCCAGATGGTGCTGAAAGAAGTGGAAGAGGGACACATGAAGCTGAAGATCGGGCGCGTCTTCGAGCTGGACGCGATCGTCGAAGCACACCGCTGCATGGAAGACAACGCAGCCGGTGGCAAGATCGTCGTGCTCACCTGACCTCATGACCTGTCGCGAAACTCCGGGTGTTGACAATCGATTCCGTTAGTTGTATATACAACACTATGAATACGATGCCTCCAAAGAACACGCAACCGGTTGACCTCGCCGCCGACCTGATCGCCAAGGATTGCCTCGCGGTCCGGGTTCGCATGCTCAACCGTACGATCACCGCCATCTACGACGAGGCGCTGCGCCCTCTCGGCCTGACCACCGGCCAGCTGAACATTCTAGTGATCGTCACCAAACGTGGGCCGATGTCCCCCGGGGACGTCGCCCGGCGGTTCAACATGGAGAAGTCCACGGTCAGCAGGAACGTGCAACGGATGCGTAAGAATGGCTGGTTGACCGTGACGGAGTCCGGATCGGGTCGCAAGCAGGAGCTGACGCTGACCCGGCAGGGCCAGACGCTGCTCGAGAAGTCGGTCCCCGTGTGGGAAAAGGCGCAGACCCGTGCCAAGGCCGTGCTGGGCCGTGGCGGAGCCGCCTCGATCCACAGTGTGGCCAACACCGTGTGGAGCCGTAACGGGCAAGAGTGATTTTTTTGCTGTACTGAGTTGCATATACAACTAACGGCCTCCAAGAGGAGCTCGATGATGTCGACAAAACCGAGGATTCTAGTAACCTCCGCCGCTGGACGCACCGGAGCCGCGGCCGTTAGCGAACTGCTCGCGCAGGGCTTCCCCGTCCGTGCCTTCGTGCGTCGAGAAGACGCCCGCTCCGACAAATTGAAACAGGCCGGGGCTGAGATCTTCACGGGCGATCTGTTCGACATGCGCGATCTGCGGGAGGCGCTGGTCGACGTGCAGCGGGCCTACCACGTGCCGCCGTTCGCGCCAAACCTGCTGCAGGGGACCATGCTGTTTGCGCTGGCCGCCGAAGAGGCTCGGCTCGAGACGCTGGCGCTCATGAGCGGTTGGAACGGGCACCCCTCCCACCCCTCCGCGCTGACTCGGGAGCACTGGATCACCAACAACATCGTGCAGTGGATGCCGACGGTGGACGTGACCTACATCAACCCGGGCATCTTTGCGTTCTTTTACCTGACGGGCCTGCCTGCGATCAAGCATCTGGGCATGTTGGCGTTGCCCTTCGGTGACGGACTAAACGCACCGCCATCCAATGAGGACATCGGTGCAGTGGCGGCGGGCGTTCTTGCGGATCCGGTGCCCCACATCGGCAAGACCTACCGGCCCACCGGCCCGGAATTGCTGTCGGGGCATGACGTAGCGGAGATTCTCAGCCGCGTGGTCGACCGCAAGGTCAGCCATCGGGACGTGTCCACCAACATGTTCATCAAGGCGGCGACCGCGCTGGGCATGAGTCCATTCGAAGTGTCGCAGATCCGCACGTACGCGGAAGACCTGCGGCGTGGCGCCTTCGCTGTAGGCGCCCCGACGAACCATGTACAGGAGGTCACCGGGCGCCCCCCGGAGGACTTCGAGACGATCGCGCGGCGCTATATCGCCAACCCGAGCCTCATCCTGCCCGGCTTCTCCGCCGGCTCCAAGCTAGGAGCGGTGGCCGGTATGGTGAAGATGATGCTCACCCGGCTGACCGACTTCGATCGCTGGGAAGCCGACCGTGGCCACGCGATGCTGAAGGGTCCACAGTTTGCGACCGACAGCAACGAATGGAAGGTAGCTGCGGAGCAGCAAACGCTTGCCCTGCTCGACTCGAGTGCCACGGCCGCGGCACCGCGGACCCCAGCCGTGGGACGCGGACCCCGTGACAGAGCAAGAACGCGCCCCTCCGGCATCATTTTCGAAACATAAGTTGTATATACAACTCTTTTGGAGGAAGTACTCATGAAGACGAACAAGAACACTCTGATTCTCGTTACGGGCGCCGCCGGCAAGACTGGCGCCGCGGTCGTCGAACAGATGCTCGATCACGGATTCCCCGTTCGAGCTCTCGTCCGTCGACTCGACAACCGCTCGGCGCGACTCGAATCGCTGGGCGCCGAGGTGGTGGTGGGAGACCTTCACGATCTGAAGTCCATGCGCGCGGCGATGAACAAGGTCAAGCGCGTCTACTTCGTGTACCCGCCGCAAGGTGAGCTGCTCGTAGAGGCCACCACCATCGTCGCGGTGGCCGCCAGGGATGTGGGTGTCGAGGCGCTGGTCAACATGTCGCAGATCTCCGCGCGACAAGACGCCAAGAGCCCGCTGGCACGCCAGCACTGGCTGTCCGAGAACATCCTCGACTGGGCCGACATCGGGGCGGTGCACGTGCGGCCGACCTTCTTCGCGGAGAACCTCGTGATGATGGGCGCGCGCACGATCGCCGCCGAGGGCAAGCTCTATCTGCCCTACGGCGCCGAGAAGCACGCCCCCGTGGCGGCCGCCGACATCGCGCGCGTGGTAACGGGCATCCTCGCCGACCCGGTGCTACATGTGGGTGAGC from Gemmatimonadota bacterium includes:
- a CDS encoding NmrA family NAD(P)-binding protein, with protein sequence MSTKPRILVTSAAGRTGAAAVSELLAQGFPVRAFVRREDARSDKLKQAGAEIFTGDLFDMRDLREALVDVQRAYHVPPFAPNLLQGTMLFALAAEEARLETLALMSGWNGHPSHPSALTREHWITNNIVQWMPTVDVTYINPGIFAFFYLTGLPAIKHLGMLALPFGDGLNAPPSNEDIGAVAAGVLADPVPHIGKTYRPTGPELLSGHDVAEILSRVVDRKVSHRDVSTNMFIKAATALGMSPFEVSQIRTYAEDLRRGAFAVGAPTNHVQEVTGRPPEDFETIARRYIANPSLILPGFSAGSKLGAVAGMVKMMLTRLTDFDRWEADRGHAMLKGPQFATDSNEWKVAAEQQTLALLDSSATAAAPRTPAVGRGPRDRARTRPSGIIFET
- a CDS encoding NmrA family NAD(P)-binding protein is translated as MKTNKNTLILVTGAAGKTGAAVVEQMLDHGFPVRALVRRLDNRSARLESLGAEVVVGDLHDLKSMRAAMNKVKRVYFVYPPQGELLVEATTIVAVAARDVGVEALVNMSQISARQDAKSPLARQHWLSENILDWADIGAVHVRPTFFAENLVMMGARTIAAEGKLYLPYGAEKHAPVAAADIARVVTGILADPVLHVGERYVVTGPRNLTVTEMADLLSEELGKPVEYVDLPVDVWGDVLAGVDGMSDSLVIHLKAVAVDHQNGIFRGESDVVERIGGQRPQALDAFIREHRAAFGAAEAAAS
- a CDS encoding winged helix-turn-helix transcriptional regulator translates to MPPKNTQPVDLAADLIAKDCLAVRVRMLNRTITAIYDEALRPLGLTTGQLNILVIVTKRGPMSPGDVARRFNMEKSTVSRNVQRMRKNGWLTVTESGSGRKQELTLTRQGQTLLEKSVPVWEKAQTRAKAVLGRGGAASIHSVANTVWSRNGQE
- a CDS encoding zinc-binding dehydrogenase — translated: MKAAVIREPGAPEVLRIEELPVPRPAPGWVLIRVKAFGLNRSELFTRQGHSPGVEFPRVLGIEAVGTVEKAPGGEFPRGQTVATAMGGMGRAFDGGYAEYTCVPASQVQALDTTLDWQTLAALPEMIQTAWGSLNSSLRLERGQSLLIRGGTTSVGLAAAALAKKQGATVAATTRKSDREAMLRDNGADHVFIDGGEIVEDVRRVFPSGVDKVLELVGTTTLLDSLQCAARFGSVCMTGMVGNAWELDRFTPMGAIPSTVNLTTYAGESIDFMETPLQMVLKEVEEGHMKLKIGRVFELDAIVEAHRCMEDNAAGGKIVVLT